The Channa argus isolate prfri chromosome 14, Channa argus male v1.0, whole genome shotgun sequence genome includes a window with the following:
- the LOC137098711 gene encoding cell division cycle protein 20 homolog: protein MANFGFENDIHSILKLDLPVANGTILRWKRKTSSSNTSAVSGLSPGKSTNVSLSSSKTPSKTPGKTKRQTPCKMGGDRFIPVRNNRQMEIASFLLTRENDPPEANNTAMSSEKQRAWSVALNGFNIEDAKILHLGGKPLNAPQGYQNNLKVLYNQVTTPASGKKTRYISSTPDRILDAPELKNDFYLNLLDWSSRNALAVALHNSVYLWDATQGEITHLMKMEHDDDYICSLSWTKEGSYLAIGTSDSKVQLWDVDNQKRLRSMASHTARVGSLSWNEHVLSSGSRSGEIHHHDVRMANHHIFTLTGHSQEVCGLKWSPDGRYLASGGNDNLVSVWPSVSEGGGRNGSQSVHSWSEHQGAVKALAWCPWQSNVLASGGGTSDRRIRIWNVNSGSCISSLDTQSQISSLVFAPNYKELVSAHGYAHNNVVIWKYPSLTRVAELNGHEDRVLSLTLSPDCSTVASVAGDETIRLWKSFEVDPLKKKSKERLVKSTSSIHQLIR, encoded by the exons ATGGCTAACTTTGGGTTTGAGAACGACATCCACAGTATCCTGAAGCTGGATCTGCCTGTCGCAAACGGTACCATATTAAGGTGGAAGAGAAAAACCAGTTCTTCAAACACATCCGCCGTGAGCGGCTTGTCACCTGGAAAATCTACCAATGTGTCGCTCAGTTCATCTAAAACGCCGAGCAAAACTCCAG GCAAAACGAAAAGACAAACGCCCTGTAAAATGGGCGGTGACCGCTTCATCCCCGTCCGAAACAACAGACAAATGGAAATAGCAAGTTTTCTTCTTACAAGGGAAAATGACCCACCGGAGGCAAATAATACAGCGATGTCATCA gaaaagcagagaGCGTGGTCTGTGGCACTAAATGGATTCAACATTGAAGATGCAAAAATCCTGCACCTTGGAGGGAAACCCCTGAATGCACCGCAAG GCTATCAAAACAACTTAAAAGTCCTCTACAATCAAGTTACAACACCGGCATCCGGTAAAAAAACTAGATACATATCATCAACTCCTGACCGAATTCTGGATGCTCCTGAGCTGAAAAATGATTTCT ATTTGAATCTGCTGGATTGGAGCAGTCGAAATGCTCTTGCTGTGGCACTTCATAACAGTGTGTACCTGTGGGATGCCACTCAAGGAGAGATCACTCATCTCATGAAGATGGAGCATGATGACGACTACATTTGCTCACTGTCCTGGACCAAAGAGGGCAGCTACCTAGCTATTGGCACCAGCGACTCCAAAGTTCAG TTGTGGGATGTTGATAACCAGAAGCGCTTGCGCAGCATGGCCAGCCACACAGCTAGAGTTGGAAGCTTGAGCTGGAATGAGCACGTTCTTTCTAG TGGCTCCAGATCAGGAGAAATACATCATCATGATGTGAGGATGGCAAACCATCACATCTTTACACTCACTGGTCACTCGCAGGAGGTGTGTGGACTGAAGTGGTCCCCTGATGGGAGATACCTTGCCAGTGGGGGCAATGACAACTTGGTGTCTGTATGGCCATCTGTGTCAGAGGGTGGTGGCAGAAACGGCAGCCAGTCAGTCCACAGTTGGAGTGAACATCAAGGAGCTGTAAAG GCACTGGCTTGGTGTCCGTGGCAGTCAAATGTCCTTGCATCTGGAGGTGGTACCAGTGATCGCCGCATCCGTATCTGGAATGTAAACAGTGGCTCCTGTATCAGTTCACTTGACACTCAGTCACAG atcTCATCACTGGTGTTTGCACCAAACTACAAGGAGCTGGTCTCTGCCCATGGATATGCCCACAACAATGTAGTGATCTGGAAATACCCCTCTCTCACCAGAGTTGCTGAGCTCAATG gCCATGAGGACAGAGTTCTAAGTTTGACTCTGAGCCCAGACTGCTCTACCGTTGCATCTGTTGCTGGAGATGAGACTATTCGTCTGTGGAAGAGCTTTGAAGTAGACCCTCTTAAGAAGAAGTCCAAGGAGAGGCTGGTCAAATCAACTAGCAGCATTCATCAGTTAATCAGATAA
- the LOC137098712 gene encoding uncharacterized protein has translation MHFLGSLVLMLCQLCRGFPAPVDTIIVQVQQWGELGVQQTVHQVLLNGVALAGTSQEVNSIMQIISADSLLPALFSDNQTSVLRNHTVLRSRECILEGSQLHWADRVFYDGKLYMTLDHNGMWTAHMPQALTFQQLWDQERTRTERSYLQEGCIKLMRELKLSEEQSVPGIPLPQVLIPIFALLALTGLMTISLLLSKNNGLRHPGGVVGSIIHYPKDMTEMAPETKGSGYSTL, from the exons atgcattttcttgGCAGTCTTGTTCTAATGTTATGCCAGTTATGCCGGGGGTTTCCAGCTCCAGTAG ATACCATCATAGTTCAGGTCCAGCAGTGGGGAGAGTTGGGTGTCCAGCAGACTGTCCACCAAGTTCTTCTTAATGGAGTAGCTCTCGCTGGCACAAGCCAGGAAGTCAACAGTATTATGCAAATAAtttcagctgattctctccttCCGGCTCTTTTCAGTGACAACCAGACTTCAGTTCTGA GAAATCACACTGTGCTCCGGTCTCGTGAATGCATACTGGAGGGCTCTCAGCTGCACTGGGCTGATCGTGTTTTTTATGATGGAAAATTGTATATGACTCTGGACCATAATGGCATGTGGACAGCTCACATGCCGCAAGCACTGACCTTCCAACAGCTGTGGGACCAGGAACGCACAAGGACTGAGAGAAGCTACCTTCAGGAGGGATGCATCAAGCTAATGAGAGAATTAAAGCTTTCAGAAGAACAGTCCG TTCCAGGGATTCCTTTGCCTCAGGTTCTGATACCAATTTTTGCACTTCTGGCCTTAACTGGACTGATGACCATCAGCCTTCTCCTCTCCAAAAACAATG GTTTGAGGCACCCTGGAG GTGTTGTTGGCTCAATTATACATTACCCTAAGGACATGACTGAAATGGCTCCAGAGACAAAAGGCAGTGGTTACAGTACCTTGTAA
- the ubxn7 gene encoding UBX domain-containing protein 7, whose protein sequence is MRHIYVVVCGGKMAALRDTSAPGVNGLIQQFTAITGATESVGKHMLEACNNNLEMAVTMFLDGGGIAEEPSTSSSSAASSSRAPPSDEVRAPIPQKQDILVEPEPLFGVPKRRRPARSIFDGFRDFQTETIRQEQELRNGGTVDKKLSTLADLFRPPIELMHKGSFETAKDCGQLENKWLMINIQNVQDFACQCLNRDVWSNDAVKTIIREHFIFWQVYHDSEEGQRYIQFYKLNKFPYISILDPRTGQKMVEWNQLDVTSFLEQATGFLAEHGQLDGPSCHAPPAKRARSESLIDASEDSQLEAAIRASLQETHYESSNVTETPDSPRSDDESDAEPFSDSEGPISVDGSDSETLVPHEEKSSTGKHTPVPSVTPAQQRLQPDSSTLSHRKSPYKENNHSHKKEESKKNHLEPPAAGPHHPQPDADSGGNHCSSAAESAGPSKTSIYQTCDVECPDDNGPKARLMLRYPDGQREQISLSSKAKLMALVRHVQSKGYPNERFELVTNFPRRKLAHLDYDITLQEAGLCPQETVFVQERN, encoded by the exons ATGCGTcacatttatgttgttgtttgtggCGGTAAGATGGCGGCGCTCAGAGACACTTCAGCTCCGGGGGTGAACGGGTTAATACAACAATTCACAGCAATAAcag GAGCCACAGAGAGTGTGGGAAAACATATGTTGGAGGCATGCAACAACAACTTGGAGATGGCAGTAACCATGTTTCTGGATGGAGGGGGGATAGCAGAGGAGCCCAGCACCAGCTCCAGTTCAGCAGCTTCAAGCAGCCGAGCTCCCCCTTCAGA TGAAGTACGAGCGCCCATTCCACAGAAGCAGGACATACTGGTGGAACCAGAACCACTATTTGGAG tgCCAAAGCGAAGAAGACCTGCTCGATCAATATTCGATGGTTTCAGAGACTTCCAAACAGAAACAA taCGCCAGGAACAGGAGCTGCGTAATGGTGGAACAGTGGATAAGAAACTGAGCACCCTGGCAGACCTTTTTCGTCCTCCTATTGAGCTCATGCACAAAGGCAGCTTTGAGACG GCAAAAGACTGTGGACAGCTAGAGAACAAGTGGCTAATGATCAACATTCAAAATGTGCAGGACTTTGCCTGCCAGTGCCTGAACAGAGATGTTTGGAGTAATGATGCAGTGAAGACCATAATCAGAGAACACTTTATATTCTGGCAG GTATATCATGATAGTGAAGAGGGACAAAGATACATCCAGTTCTATAAGCTGAACAAGTTTCCgtacatttccatccttgaCCCTCGCACAG GTCAGAAAATGGTGGAGTGGAACCAGCTCGATGTGACATCGTTCCTGGAGCAGGCGACTGGCTTCCTGGCTGAGCACGGGCAACTTGATGGGCCGTCCTGCCATGCACCTCCTGCCAAACGAGCTCGCTCT GAAAGTCTGATTGATGCCAGTGAAGACAGTCAGTTGGAGGCAGCAATACGAGCCTCCCTACAGGAAACCCACTATGAGTCCTCAAATGTCACAGAAACCCCCGATTCCCCCCGTTCAGACGACGAATCAGATGCTGAGCCTTTCTCGGACAGCGAGGGTCCAATTTCTGTTGATGGTTCAGACAGCGAAACACTAGTACCCCATGAAGAGAAAAGTTCTACCGGCAAACATACCCCGGTCCCTTCTGTCACTCCAGCCCAGCAGCGTCTACAACCTGACAGTTCGACTTTGTCTCACAGAAAGTCTCCatataaagaaaacaatcacAGTCATAAAAAGGAGGAGAGTAAAAAGAACCACCTAGAGCCCCCGGCTGCCGGACCTCATCATCCTCAGCCTGATGCTGATTCTGGAGGGAACCACTGTTCCTCAGCAGCAGAAAGTGCTGGTCCATCAAAGACCAGCATTTACCAAACGTGTGATGTGGAGTGTCCTGATGATAATG GTCCCAAAGCCAGATTGATGCTTCGTTACCCAGATGGACAGAGAGAGCAAATTTCTTTGTCTTCTAAAGCAAAACTTATG GCCCTGGTAAGACATGTCCAGTCCAAGGGTTACCCTAATGAACGCTTTGAACTCGTCACCAACTTTCCCAGAAGGAAGCTCGCTCATTTGGACTATGACATCACACTGCAGGAGGCGGGACTTTGTCCACAGGAGACTGTATTTGTGCAGGAGAGGAACTAG
- the ppp1r7 gene encoding protein phosphatase 1 regulatory subunit 7 encodes MFASIDPRTVSAPSVSLRSTALRGLAARLSGVFTRNMASLSVGELQEMEVDRRGESEESGDDEARRRSINGDMEPNQPSTTSKEESPVDMDTITLDPEEEDVDLVHCRIGKIEGLEVLQKAKTLSLRQNLIKNIENLDSLSSLRELDLYDNQIRKLENLHCLTELEQLDVSFNVLRKVEGLEQLTRLKKLFLLHNKISNISNLDHLTVLEMLELGSNRIRVIENLDAMTSLQSLFLGTNKITKLQNLDALHNLAVLSIQSNRITKIEGLQNLVNLRELYLSHNGIEVIEGLENNKKLTTLDIAANKVKKIENISHLTELQEFWMNDNLIDNWSDLDELKNAKSLETVYLERNPLQKDPQYRRKIMLALPSVRQIDATFIRF; translated from the exons ATGTTTGCGTCCATTGATCCACGCACGGTCAGCGCCCCCTCTGTGTCTCTCCGGAGTACGGCCCTCCGCGGATTGGCTGCGCGGTTGTCAGGAGTGTTTACAAGAAACATGGCCTCCCTGTCTGTTGGAGAGCTGCAAGAAATGGAAG TGGACCGAAGGGGTGAGTCCGAGGAGTCTGGTGATGATGAGGCCAGGAGGAGGAGCATCAATGGCGACATGGAACCAAATCAGCCCAGTACCACAA gCAAAGAAGAGTCTCCTGTTGATATGGACACCATAACCTTGGATCCAGAGGAAGAG GATGTTGATCTAGTTCATTGTCGTATTGGAAAAATTGAAGGTTTGGAGGTGCTACAGAAGGCTAAA ACGCTCTCCTTACGTCAGAATCTCATCAAAAACATAGAAAATCTTGACAGTTTGAGCTCACTGCGGGAACTAGATCTCTATGACAATCAGATCCGCAAACTTGAGAACTTGCACTGCCTCACAGAGTTGGA ACAGCTCGATGTTTCCTTTAACGTCTTGAGAAAAGTGGAGGGTTTGGAGCAGTTGACACGCCTGAAgaaactttttctgcttcacaaCAAAATAAGCAACATTTCCAATCTGGATCACTTGACAGTCCTGGAGATGCTGGAACTGGGCTCCAATCGCATTCGG gtcATTGAGAACTTGGATGCAATGACATCTTTGCAGAGTTTGTTTCTTGGCAccaataaaataactaaacttCAGAATTTGGATGCTTTACACAACCTGGCTGTTTTAAGCATTCAG AGTAACCGGATTACTAAAATTGAGGGTCTACAGAACCTAGTCAACCTAAGGGAGCTCTATCTGAGTCACAATGGCATTGAGGTCATTGAGGGCTTGGAAAACAAT AAAAAGCTAACCACCCTGGACATAGCAGCCAATAAAGTTAAGAAAATTGAAAACATCAGCCATTTAACAGAGCTGCAAGAGTTTTGG ATGAATGATAATCTGATCGATAACTGGTCAGATCTCGATGAGCTGAAAAATGCAAAGTCTCTGGAAACGGTCTATCTCGAAAGAAACCCGCTACAGAAGGACCCACAGTATCGGCGAAAGATCATGCTGGCATTGCCCAGTGTACGTCAGATCGACGCTACTTTCATCCGCTTCTAA